The Daucus carota subsp. sativus chromosome 9, DH1 v3.0, whole genome shotgun sequence genome window below encodes:
- the LOC135149547 gene encoding AT-hook motif nuclear-localized protein 15-like, which produces MSNSRKCDGSPSALLPEENHEEPKSKDTSSPSAAPGRHGGAPQFSFNSDGSLTTNSESMNGINKPVILEIPSGFDVISCVVQFALHFGLFVTVLTGHGLISDVDVAYSPGAIRPLCSSTCYHIISFSGTYRGSNAASGNIISVFHVQFVDDKGNVMGGRILSHMKAASTVTLVLAVSKNA; this is translated from the coding sequence ATGAGTAATTCAAGAAAATGTGATGGATCCCCGTCCGCACTTCTCCCGGAAGAAAATCACGAGGAACCCAAGTCCAAGGATACAAGCTCACCATCTGCAGCTCCAGGGAGACATGGAGGAGCCCCTCAATTTTCTTTCAATTCTGATGGGTCTTTAACGACCAACAGTGAGTCGATGAATGGCATCAACAAACCAGTCATTCTGGAAATCCCTAGTGGATTTGATGTCATAAGTTGTGTGGTGCAATTTGCACTGCATTTCGGGCTTTTTGTAACTGTGCTTACTGGCCATGGACTCATTTCTGATGTCGATGTTGCCTATTCACCCGGTGCAATCCGTCCGCTGTGCAGTTCTACATGCTATCACATAATTTCATTTTCGGGGACTTACCGTGGTTCAAATGCTGCTTCTGGAAACATTATTAGTGTTTTCCATGTTCAATTTGTAGATGATAAGGGTAATGTTATGGGGGGACGAATTCTGTCTCACATGAAAGCAGCAAGTACTGTTACGCTTGTTCTTGCTGTTTCTAAAAACGCCTGA
- the LOC135149549 gene encoding AT-hook motif nuclear-localized protein 15-like, whose amino-acid sequence MSNSRKFDGSPSALLPEENHEEPKSKDTSSPSAAPGRHGGAPQFSFNSDGSLTTNSESMNGINKPVILEIPSGFDVISCVVQFALHFGLFVTLLTGHGLISDVDVAYSPGAIRPLCSSTCYHIISFSGTYRGSNAASGNIISVFHVQFVDDKGNVMGGRILSHMKAASTVTLVLAVSKNA is encoded by the coding sequence ATgagtaattcaagaaaatttgaTGGATCCCCGTCCGCACTTCTCCCGGAAGAAAATCACGAGGAACCCAAGTCCAAGGATACAAGCTCACCATCTGCAGCTCCAGGGAGGCATGGAGGAGCCCCTCAATTTTCGTTCAATTCTGATGGGTCTTTAACGACCAACAGTGAGTCCATGAATGGCATCAACAAACCAGTCATTCTGGAAATCCCTAGTGGATTTGATGTCATAAGTTGTGTGGTGCAATTTGCACTGCATTTCGGGCTTTTTGTAACTTTGCTTACTGGCCATGGACTCATTTCTGATGTCGATGTTGCCTATTCACCGGGTGCAATCCGTCCGCTGTGCAGTTCTACATGCTATCACATAATTTCATTTTCGGGGACTTACCGTGGTTCAAATGCTGCTTCTGGAAACATTATTAGTGTTTTCCATGTTCAATTTGTAGATGATAAGGGTAATGTTATGGGGGGACGAATTCTGTCTCACATGAAAGCAGCAAGTACTGTTACGCTTGTTCTTGCTGTTTCTAAAAACGCGTGA